One window of the Candidatus Bathyarchaeota archaeon genome contains the following:
- a CDS encoding SIS domain-containing protein — protein MSAIRSKISDIGYVNRIQDNILDIKRKKLLPLYEDLKSANCVVCGGSGRSLYSLNAAMSQIAMSQIGWRNKVVLTPDDPGFPGKSMYDAAAELERRYKKILLLINSGSGLSGDSVTMAQDLARYVEDKRTSKFSMGLITSNMNSPLAKIVREHGHVAKLKGRRSSKPSLEYSEIGIMGDVFELGSLFLLCMMTEAIFRNLQVGGMFQLCEEEFTKLGPMIDSNLESETYAHLVDMMEKRTNVFLGGKGTANEITKMAAIRLFHIKGFLGDNVYVARGVNTPRPRAGDLEILVSFSGETKPVISWCDVFKKLNGMVLSITGTRKSTLAEKSDFQIILEETVKSGQPRRFYMRAAYVLSPLPVKLAERLRERGLKLPEYIINWYHSVTQ, from the coding sequence GTGAGTGCGATCAGAAGTAAGATTAGCGATATAGGATACGTTAACAGGATACAAGATAACATTCTTGATATAAAAAGAAAAAAACTGTTGCCACTGTATGAGGATTTAAAATCTGCAAACTGTGTGGTCTGTGGCGGATCTGGAAGATCATTGTATTCCTTGAACGCTGCGATGAGTCAAATTGCAATGAGCCAGATAGGCTGGAGAAACAAAGTGGTGTTGACTCCCGACGACCCAGGTTTTCCTGGGAAAAGCATGTACGATGCGGCAGCCGAACTTGAAAGAAGATACAAAAAGATTTTGCTATTAATCAACTCTGGAAGCGGCCTCTCCGGAGACTCCGTGACGATGGCGCAAGATTTGGCAAGATATGTTGAAGATAAAAGGACGTCGAAGTTTTCCATGGGACTTATAACCTCTAACATGAACTCACCATTAGCCAAAATAGTTCGTGAACACGGGCATGTCGCCAAGTTAAAAGGGCGACGAAGCTCGAAGCCTTCCTTGGAATACAGCGAGATAGGCATTATGGGTGACGTGTTCGAACTTGGAAGCCTGTTCCTTCTGTGTATGATGACTGAAGCGATTTTCCGAAACCTCCAAGTAGGTGGAATGTTTCAACTCTGCGAAGAGGAATTCACAAAGCTAGGGCCCATGATCGACTCAAATTTGGAGTCGGAAACCTATGCGCATCTTGTTGACATGATGGAAAAGCGGACCAACGTGTTTCTAGGGGGAAAAGGCACGGCAAACGAGATCACCAAAATGGCTGCCATAAGACTTTTTCACATCAAGGGTTTTTTGGGAGACAATGTATACGTAGCCAGGGGGGTGAACACTCCACGTCCTAGAGCTGGAGACCTTGAAATCTTGGTGTCGTTTTCCGGAGAAACCAAACCTGTCATTAGCTGGTGTGATGTCTTCAAGAAACTGAACGGAATGGTTCTGTCAATCACGGGGACAAGAAAGTCAACTTTAGCCGAGAAGTCAGACTTCCAAATAATCCTAGAAGAAACTGTGAAGTCAGGTCAACCTAGGAGGTTTTATATGAGAGCAGCATACGTCTTGAGTCCTTTACCAGTGAAACTTGCTGAAAGACTGCGTGAAAGAGGGCTAAAACTGCCAGAGTACATAATCAATTGGTATCACTCTGTTACACAATAG
- a CDS encoding deoxyhypusine synthase yields MKKVKDFEIRKSKDSDEILEQMEELGGFQGNKVAKAVNILERMIKDEKSLNFLAFPACLIATGIRGAFTEMVKRNWFDLVITTCGTLDHDLARSWGDYYEGSFELNDEEVKRKGYSRLGNVLVPDKVYAEQVEKNVQTFLTEIYQEKKELATYELIWEFGKRLKAENSIIYWATKNKIPIIVPGITDGMIGYQLWMFSQDKDFKIDVLKDEQLLNDRVWEAEKTGAFIVGGGISKHHTIWWNQFRGGLDYVVYLTTAIELDGSLSGATPREAVSWGKIKEKAEKVFVWGEATSILPFMMSALANRI; encoded by the coding sequence ATGAAGAAAGTGAAAGATTTCGAGATAAGAAAGTCAAAGGATTCTGACGAAATTCTGGAGCAAATGGAAGAGCTAGGTGGCTTTCAAGGGAACAAGGTAGCTAAAGCAGTGAACATCCTGGAAAGGATGATCAAGGATGAAAAATCACTGAATTTTCTGGCTTTTCCCGCTTGTTTGATTGCTACGGGGATAAGAGGTGCTTTTACAGAGATGGTGAAACGAAACTGGTTCGATTTAGTCATTACAACTTGTGGCACCTTGGACCACGATTTGGCAAGGAGCTGGGGAGACTATTACGAGGGCTCTTTTGAACTGAACGATGAGGAAGTAAAGAGAAAAGGTTACAGCCGACTAGGCAACGTTTTGGTTCCGGACAAAGTTTATGCTGAACAAGTGGAAAAAAATGTTCAAACGTTTTTGACGGAAATCTACCAAGAAAAAAAGGAATTAGCGACTTATGAGCTGATTTGGGAATTTGGGAAAAGACTGAAAGCTGAAAACTCGATAATCTACTGGGCTACGAAGAACAAAATTCCAATTATAGTTCCAGGAATAACTGATGGAATGATTGGATACCAGCTATGGATGTTCTCTCAAGACAAAGATTTCAAGATTGATGTCCTTAAAGACGAGCAATTATTGAATGATCGGGTTTGGGAAGCTGAGAAAACTGGAGCTTTCATAGTTGGAGGGGGAATAAGCAAACATCACACAATTTGGTGGAACCAGTTTAGGGGAGGACTAGACTACGTCGTTTATCTAACAACTGCTATTGAACTAGACGGCTCTTTATCTGGGGCGACACCGAGAGAAGCAGTGTCTTGGGGTAAGATCAAGGAAAAAGCTGAAAAAGTCTTCGTTTGGGGAGAAGCAACTTCCATACTGCCCTTCATGATGTCTGCTTTGGCAAATAGAATATGA
- a CDS encoding cysteine desulfurase: MIKAHEGIEREVYLDLENSSPIPIEIVEAMIPYFSEKAYGNPTITHKPGWMAYEEIQKASQRVAEYVGAGSIEEINFTPGETESNNLALIGTALANKKKSGKIVVSEIEPLSIVFPSKMLEKLGFKVEKIPVDREGFVSLEKLLDAIDKETILVSTMLVNHEIGTVEPIKEAVKIVKEKNPEILFHTDASDAYGRIPINVDELGVDLMTLSSYKILGPRGVGVLYVREGVNVKRLLEGQIGTQKLWPGVENVPLIMGFLKASELAFKNFGENVSRMKKLRDRLIDGIFERISETVLNGPKGDKRAPDNVNISILHCEGEALTIELSLKGVYVSSGSACTRLILQPSHVLTAIGRKFEEAHGSVLMKVTRYHTDEDIEYVLKVFPKAVERLRVISSIKGDAK, translated from the coding sequence TTGATTAAGGCTCATGAAGGAATTGAAAGAGAAGTCTACCTAGACTTAGAAAACTCTAGTCCCATACCCATAGAAATAGTTGAAGCAATGATTCCATACTTCTCAGAAAAAGCTTACGGCAATCCAACGATAACCCATAAACCCGGATGGATGGCTTATGAAGAGATTCAGAAGGCTTCCCAGCGCGTAGCTGAATATGTTGGGGCAGGTTCAATTGAGGAAATAAACTTCACTCCTGGTGAAACAGAGTCGAATAACCTAGCTTTGATCGGTACGGCGCTAGCAAACAAAAAGAAGAGCGGCAAGATAGTGGTTTCAGAGATAGAACCCCTAAGCATAGTGTTTCCGTCAAAGATGCTTGAAAAACTTGGATTCAAAGTTGAAAAGATTCCAGTCGATAGAGAAGGCTTCGTGAGCTTGGAGAAGCTTCTTGATGCCATTGACAAAGAAACCATACTCGTCAGCACAATGTTGGTTAACCACGAAATTGGCACAGTTGAGCCAATTAAGGAAGCTGTTAAAATAGTCAAGGAAAAAAATCCTGAGATACTATTTCACACAGATGCGTCAGACGCCTATGGAAGAATCCCCATAAACGTTGACGAGTTAGGAGTCGACTTAATGACTTTAAGTAGTTATAAAATCCTTGGCCCAAGAGGCGTTGGAGTGCTCTACGTTAGAGAGGGAGTGAACGTTAAGAGACTTTTGGAGGGGCAGATTGGAACGCAGAAGCTTTGGCCTGGAGTGGAAAATGTACCTCTCATAATGGGTTTCCTAAAAGCGTCAGAACTTGCATTCAAAAACTTTGGCGAAAATGTTTCGCGAATGAAGAAGCTTAGGGACAGATTGATAGATGGGATTTTTGAGAGAATATCTGAAACTGTTCTAAACGGACCAAAAGGGGACAAGAGGGCTCCGGATAACGTTAACATCAGCATCCTACACTGTGAAGGTGAGGCCTTAACGATTGAATTAAGCTTGAAGGGTGTTTATGTTTCAAGTGGAAGTGCTTGCACTAGACTGATTCTGCAGCCAAGCCACGTTTTAACAGCCATTGGAAGGAAGTTTGAGGAAGCACACGGAAGCGTCTTGATGAAAGTGACGAGATACCATACGGATGAAGACATTGAATACGTTCTTAAAGTATTTCCAAAAGCCGTTGAAAGACTCCGAGTGATAAGTTCAATCAAAGGAGATGCAAAGTGA
- the cadA gene encoding cadmium-translocating P-type ATPase — protein sequence MHERYEESGKGCVVCDAEVSIESPVWKDSRIIVIMLSTILLSVGLVFEFILELKLLAEILFLATAAISGYSIAREGLSSLMFRKKLSIDFLIMIAAVGSFFIGHGEEGATVIFLFYVAEFLEGHASERARRSIVSLMKFAPEVATVKRDGEEREVHVHDVNMNEIIVVRPGEKIPMDGEILRGVSSVNQAPITGESVPVTKQVGDEVYAGTINNEGFLEIKVTKRSDETMLSRIVKLVEEAQKIKSPTEKFIDKFSKYYTPSVILLAIGVATVPTLAFGLPFNEWLYKALVLLVVSCPCALAISTPVAMVSGITSAAKNGVLIKGSAYVEEISKIKVFAFDKTGTLTEGKLEVTDVVGFGHSKEEVLFKATCVEGMSEHPIAKAIVKTAQEEETELKNIDDFRAITGKGAKCEIDGEVYYVGSGKMFKELAIGFPEEKVWKLENEGKTVVLVGNEKEAIGMIAVMDKIRDTTIKSIDELKRSGIRTEMITGDNERTARAIAKKIGIDEYHAELLPDDKVKMIGEHLANDYGHVAMVGDGVNDAPALARANVGIAMGAIGSDVSLETADIALMQDDLTKLPYLIELSKKTMKIVKQNVIASLLIKGSFAILVFPGLITLWLAVAIGDMGLSLAVILNAMRISLIKSKASPSHKHPNQMRNA from the coding sequence ATGCATGAACGCTATGAAGAGAGTGGAAAAGGGTGCGTCGTATGCGATGCAGAGGTTTCAATAGAATCCCCTGTATGGAAAGATAGCAGAATCATTGTCATAATGTTGTCAACGATACTGCTTTCGGTAGGACTTGTCTTCGAGTTCATCCTAGAATTGAAGCTGCTTGCAGAGATTCTTTTTCTAGCCACTGCTGCGATCTCTGGATACAGCATAGCGAGAGAAGGACTCTCTTCCCTGATGTTTCGAAAAAAATTGAGCATAGATTTCCTCATAATGATAGCTGCCGTGGGCAGTTTTTTTATTGGTCATGGAGAAGAAGGAGCAACGGTAATTTTCCTCTTTTACGTAGCCGAGTTTCTCGAAGGTCACGCTAGTGAAAGAGCGAGAAGGTCAATTGTGTCTTTAATGAAGTTTGCCCCTGAGGTTGCCACTGTGAAGAGAGACGGGGAAGAAAGGGAGGTTCATGTGCATGATGTCAACATGAATGAAATAATCGTTGTCAGACCTGGAGAAAAAATACCAATGGATGGCGAAATCTTGAGAGGCGTTTCTAGCGTTAACCAAGCCCCTATTACTGGTGAATCCGTACCAGTAACAAAACAGGTCGGAGACGAGGTTTACGCAGGAACCATCAACAATGAAGGTTTTCTTGAAATCAAAGTGACGAAGCGATCAGATGAAACCATGCTTTCTAGGATTGTCAAGCTCGTTGAGGAAGCTCAGAAGATAAAGTCACCGACGGAAAAGTTCATAGATAAGTTTTCCAAATACTACACACCTTCTGTCATACTTTTGGCAATAGGTGTGGCAACGGTTCCCACTCTTGCATTTGGCTTGCCCTTCAACGAGTGGCTTTACAAGGCGTTGGTTCTGCTGGTAGTGTCTTGCCCCTGTGCTCTAGCCATCTCAACGCCCGTGGCTATGGTTTCTGGGATAACGAGTGCAGCGAAAAATGGCGTTCTTATCAAGGGTAGTGCTTATGTCGAAGAAATAAGCAAAATAAAGGTTTTCGCTTTTGACAAAACAGGAACATTAACAGAGGGCAAGCTAGAAGTAACCGATGTTGTAGGCTTTGGGCACTCCAAGGAAGAGGTTTTGTTCAAAGCGACTTGCGTTGAGGGCATGTCTGAACATCCCATTGCTAAGGCGATAGTTAAGACAGCTCAAGAAGAGGAAACCGAGTTAAAGAATATTGATGATTTTAGAGCCATAACTGGCAAAGGTGCAAAGTGTGAGATCGATGGCGAAGTATACTATGTAGGTTCTGGAAAGATGTTCAAGGAATTGGCCATTGGCTTTCCAGAAGAAAAGGTTTGGAAGCTTGAGAATGAAGGAAAAACTGTAGTATTGGTTGGAAATGAAAAAGAAGCTATCGGCATGATAGCTGTAATGGACAAAATTAGAGATACCACGATCAAGAGCATCGATGAACTTAAGAGAAGTGGCATAAGAACAGAGATGATCACAGGAGATAATGAGAGGACTGCAAGAGCGATAGCAAAAAAGATAGGTATTGACGAGTATCATGCAGAATTATTGCCTGATGACAAGGTAAAAATGATCGGGGAACACCTTGCAAACGATTATGGACATGTTGCCATGGTTGGGGACGGGGTAAATGACGCTCCAGCTTTAGCTAGGGCAAATGTGGGAATAGCCATGGGAGCCATAGGCAGCGATGTCTCGCTAGAAACTGCTGACATAGCCTTAATGCAAGATGACCTCACCAAGCTACCCTATCTGATCGAGTTGAGCAAGAAAACCATGAAGATAGTGAAACAGAATGTTATAGCCTCCCTCTTAATCAAGGGAAGCTTCGCCATCCTAGTCTTCCCAGGACTCATAACCCTATGGCTTGCCGTCGCTATAGGAGACATGGGATTATCGTTGGCTGTAATACTCAACGCAATGCGTATATCATTAATAAAATCCAAAGCATCACCATCACACAAACATCCGAACCAAATGAGAAATGCATGA
- the arsM gene encoding arsenite methyltransferase, which produces MEEEEIKKFVKKRYSEMAKAGVSCCPSCKCGPSLIELGKRIGYSDKDLRNVPEASNMGLGCGNPVALAALKEGDTVLDLGSGGGIDVFLAAKRVGRKGKVIGVDMTEEMVEKAESTARKYGYANVEFRLGEIESLPVEDNSVDVIISNCVINLSIDKEKVFREAYRVLKPGGKIMISDLVTEGELPENIKKSFDAWAGCIAGALEKREYLETIRKAGFKKVKVVSESSYDIDISEELKGKITSVKVEACKVSK; this is translated from the coding sequence ATGGAAGAGGAAGAAATCAAAAAGTTTGTTAAGAAAAGATATAGCGAGATGGCAAAAGCGGGGGTGTCCTGCTGTCCATCATGTAAATGCGGGCCTTCGCTCATTGAGCTTGGGAAGAGAATAGGTTATTCTGATAAAGACCTGCGAAATGTTCCAGAAGCTTCTAATATGGGTTTGGGATGCGGAAATCCCGTTGCGTTAGCCGCCTTGAAGGAAGGCGACACCGTTCTTGACTTGGGTTCGGGTGGTGGAATCGATGTTTTTCTTGCAGCTAAGAGAGTTGGACGTAAAGGAAAAGTCATTGGGGTTGACATGACAGAAGAAATGGTTGAGAAAGCGGAATCTACTGCTAGGAAATATGGTTACGCAAACGTAGAGTTCAGGTTGGGTGAGATAGAGAGTCTCCCAGTTGAGGATAATTCCGTAGATGTCATCATCAGCAACTGTGTCATCAACCTATCTATCGACAAGGAAAAAGTGTTTCGCGAAGCCTATAGAGTATTGAAACCTGGTGGGAAGATTATGATTTCTGATCTTGTCACAGAAGGGGAATTGCCTGAAAATATAAAGAAAAGCTTTGACGCATGGGCAGGATGCATTGCGGGAGCTTTGGAAAAAAGGGAATACTTGGAGACGATAAGGAAAGCAGGATTCAAAAAGGTCAAGGTTGTATCTGAGTCAAGTTATGATATCGATATTTCTGAAGAGTTAAAAGGCAAAATAACAAGTGTGAAAGTTGAAGCATGCAAAGTGAGCAAATAG
- a CDS encoding MoaD/ThiS family protein, translated as MIPAKAGDSVLKVKVRFFASLRELLGNIREEEYEVEDGTTLMDLLLQHIPGRHSNVSKSWKEWIFETERHEIKFDKDGVPVLSYYLILVNGRSYNSISEDGRRLGLMYKLKDGDEIAILPPVGGG; from the coding sequence ATGATACCGGCTAAGGCAGGTGATTCTGTGTTGAAGGTAAAGGTAAGGTTCTTCGCAAGCTTGCGCGAGTTATTAGGTAACATAAGGGAGGAGGAGTACGAAGTTGAGGATGGAACTACGTTAATGGATTTACTCCTTCAGCATATACCTGGAAGGCATAGCAATGTTTCCAAAAGCTGGAAAGAGTGGATTTTTGAGACTGAGAGACATGAAATCAAGTTCGATAAGGATGGGGTACCTGTTCTCAGCTATTATCTAATTCTAGTAAATGGAAGATCGTACAATTCGATTTCTGAAGATGGAAGACGCCTCGGTCTCATGTATAAACTGAAGGACGGAGATGAGATCGCAATACTTCCGCCAGTCGGCGGGGGATAA
- a CDS encoding flavin reductase family protein, whose translation MKKEVSVRDGLRQFPIRPVYLVSVEHEGKKNIISIGMFAFFSGKPTLVGIGVAPARYSFELIRQSREYVVNVVDDKLMEAVRICGEKSGREVDKFELTKLTPVQGVRVKAPLIQESPVSIECEVVKEVEVGDHVWFVGEVLAVHIREGYNWKNGLLFKWIGEKGFYYKVGERVGQF comes from the coding sequence ATGAAGAAGGAAGTTTCTGTCCGTGATGGATTGAGGCAATTCCCTATCAGGCCTGTTTATCTGGTGTCAGTTGAACATGAAGGAAAAAAGAACATCATAAGTATCGGCATGTTTGCTTTCTTTTCTGGAAAACCAACGTTAGTAGGTATTGGTGTGGCGCCTGCCAGATACTCCTTTGAGTTAATTCGTCAAAGCAGAGAGTACGTAGTTAATGTAGTTGATGATAAGCTTATGGAAGCTGTGCGAATTTGTGGGGAGAAATCAGGTCGAGAAGTAGACAAATTTGAACTGACAAAACTTACTCCCGTACAGGGAGTTAGGGTGAAGGCTCCACTTATTCAAGAAAGCCCAGTTAGTATCGAATGCGAGGTTGTTAAAGAAGTGGAAGTAGGTGATCATGTCTGGTTTGTAGGTGAAGTGTTGGCAGTTCATATCCGAGAAGGCTACAACTGGAAGAATGGTTTATTATTTAAGTGGATAGGTGAAAAGGGATTCTACTATAAGGTAGGAGAAAGAGTAGGCCAATTCTAA
- a CDS encoding DUF362 domain-containing protein yields MSKVSIVKETRPVKATVKALEMIRSDVDYILSKPKPILIKPNYINSKPPSTGITTDSRVIEGIIKFLRQHKTKDIIIGEGSGWADTFEAFKVAGVDAVAERWDVKLVDLNKDKIIEVNPPNPLSIKKIKVAETSLESIIISVPKLKLHRIATVTLSLKNMMGALASKGSMHRGSLSKNIVDLASVLRPSISVIDGIIAGEGHETSGNPVEMNLVIAGTDPVAVDAVGAAVMGISPTDVKHLVLAEKKGLGTCDLEKITVLGEPIEKVKRKFHRSFSSRFLAHIS; encoded by the coding sequence ATGAGTAAAGTTAGTATTGTGAAAGAAACAAGACCAGTTAAGGCAACAGTCAAAGCTCTTGAGATGATAAGGTCAGATGTGGATTACATCCTCTCCAAGCCAAAGCCGATTCTAATTAAGCCCAACTACATAAACTCAAAGCCTCCTTCAACTGGAATTACAACAGACAGCAGAGTCATAGAAGGAATTATCAAGTTTTTGAGACAGCACAAAACAAAAGATATCATCATAGGTGAGGGGAGCGGTTGGGCAGACACCTTTGAAGCTTTCAAAGTTGCAGGTGTTGACGCAGTTGCTGAACGGTGGGACGTGAAACTTGTTGACCTTAACAAAGACAAAATCATTGAAGTTAACCCGCCCAATCCTCTATCAATTAAGAAGATTAAAGTTGCGGAGACGAGTTTGGAAAGTATCATAATCAGCGTTCCGAAGCTTAAGCTTCACAGAATAGCCACCGTCACATTGAGTTTGAAGAATATGATGGGCGCTTTGGCTTCTAAGGGATCTATGCATAGAGGATCCCTCAGCAAGAACATTGTAGATCTTGCCTCAGTCCTAAGACCAAGCATCTCGGTTATCGATGGGATAATTGCAGGGGAAGGGCATGAAACCAGCGGAAACCCTGTGGAGATGAACTTGGTTATTGCGGGGACAGATCCTGTTGCAGTTGATGCTGTTGGCGCCGCGGTGATGGGCATATCGCCAACTGACGTTAAACACTTGGTTTTGGCAGAGAAAAAAGGACTCGGAACATGTGACCTAGAAAAGATAACCGTGCTCGGAGAACCGATAGAAAAGGTGAAACGAAAGTTTCACAGATCGTTTTCATCAAGATTTCTTGCTCACATTAGTTAA
- a CDS encoding class I SAM-dependent methyltransferase, with amino-acid sequence MTKVTCEIRDCKHWVDGECSKKEIASKVAVRWTKKKNPPLMDPCESDLLIEYVKKCKIHFVEIGTHKGGSASLISKYLPVKVSLTTIDIFEKAPKGSMPPEKKPPKYEEAKETIEKQGDISKVEIVKGYSWKVAENWDKDIDMLFIDGDHRYQAVKKDFNSWEPHVVKDGHILMHDVNLKGVRKAYEEKLRSSRFLLKERVGTLVVIKKLC; translated from the coding sequence TTGACCAAGGTTACCTGTGAAATAAGGGACTGCAAACATTGGGTGGACGGCGAATGCTCCAAAAAAGAAATCGCCAGCAAAGTAGCAGTAAGGTGGACAAAGAAAAAGAATCCACCTCTAATGGACCCATGTGAATCGGATTTACTCATTGAATACGTTAAGAAATGTAAGATTCATTTCGTTGAGATAGGGACTCATAAAGGTGGGTCTGCATCATTGATAAGCAAATATTTGCCCGTGAAAGTGAGTTTGACTACCATCGATATATTTGAAAAAGCACCCAAGGGTTCTATGCCTCCAGAAAAGAAGCCTCCAAAGTATGAGGAAGCAAAAGAAACAATAGAAAAACAAGGTGACATATCAAAGGTTGAAATTGTTAAGGGATATAGTTGGAAAGTTGCTGAGAACTGGGATAAGGACATAGATATGTTGTTTATTGATGGAGACCACCGATATCAAGCAGTTAAGAAGGATTTCAATAGCTGGGAACCCCATGTAGTAAAAGATGGTCACATATTGATGCATGATGTAAACTTGAAAGGGGTTAGAAAAGCGTATGAAGAAAAATTGAGAAGTTCAAGATTCCTACTCAAAGAAAGAGTGGGAACGCTTGTTGTAATCAAAAAATTATGTTAA
- a CDS encoding DUF296 domain-containing protein — protein sequence MPSAEFDLERNLLVRVDPDSDLVQFLVELAEKRGITAAAFTAIGALKRAKLGFYDQEKHEYQEMTVDSPHELASCIGNISIKNGKPFVHVHAVLTDKDGNTKGGHLFEGIVFAAEVHLRKLKGAKLERKYEETTNLSLWDMK from the coding sequence ATGCCTTCCGCTGAATTCGACTTGGAGAGAAATTTGCTCGTACGTGTTGACCCTGACTCGGACTTGGTTCAATTTCTAGTTGAACTCGCAGAAAAGAGGGGAATCACTGCTGCAGCCTTCACGGCTATTGGTGCCCTAAAACGTGCGAAACTTGGATTTTACGACCAAGAAAAACATGAATACCAAGAGATGACAGTTGACTCTCCTCACGAGTTAGCGAGTTGTATAGGAAACATCTCTATAAAGAATGGAAAACCATTCGTTCACGTACATGCAGTTCTCACCGACAAAGATGGGAATACCAAAGGTGGCCACCTATTCGAGGGAATAGTTTTCGCCGCTGAAGTTCATTTGCGTAAATTAAAAGGGGCAAAACTTGAGCGAAAATACGAGGAGACAACCAACCTCTCGCTCTGGGATATGAAGTAG
- a CDS encoding iron-sulfur cluster assembly scaffold protein, translating into MSRAPLPYSSKILELFRNPKNLGKMEDATVCAIAGSPACGDMIAFYLKINEDEVIEKATFESYGCAANIATASITTEMVKGKKLEDAWKISWKKVADEVGGLPTVKFHCGILSVGAVRRAIREFYKKKGEKPSWLQDELTIEEKHALEEEELARVLSKKLAKVLSKKIGGK; encoded by the coding sequence ATGTCAAGGGCTCCATTACCATACAGTTCCAAGATACTGGAGCTTTTTAGAAATCCAAAGAATCTCGGCAAAATGGAAGACGCAACTGTCTGTGCTATAGCAGGAAGCCCAGCATGCGGAGACATGATAGCTTTCTACCTGAAGATAAATGAAGATGAAGTGATAGAGAAAGCAACCTTTGAAAGCTACGGATGTGCAGCTAACATTGCAACCGCAAGCATTACAACAGAAATGGTTAAGGGCAAAAAATTAGAGGACGCCTGGAAGATTTCATGGAAGAAAGTTGCAGATGAAGTCGGTGGCTTACCCACTGTGAAGTTTCACTGCGGAATCCTATCTGTAGGTGCAGTTAGAAGAGCGATTAGAGAATTTTATAAGAAAAAAGGTGAAAAACCAAGCTGGCTACAAGATGAATTAACCATTGAGGAGAAGCACGCTTTAGAAGAGGAGGAGTTAGCCAGAGTTCTTTCAAAGAAGTTAGCTAAAGTTCTATCGAAGAAAATTGGAGGAAAGTAA
- the nikR gene encoding nickel-responsive transcriptional regulator NikR: MKIVLRRGCFLIKIINYFANVYYGDYLPIVSISLTSDLLKKIDAFMRERSYSSRSEAIRDAIRDLLSEFELSRFETGKVTATITVISGHERHDVDERLMRLRHEHDEIVSSNMHIHLGKTYCLEVFITEGEAEKVLGFISRIRAMRGIQQVKYTIIPLVAEKS, encoded by the coding sequence ATTAAGATAGTGCTAAGAAGAGGGTGTTTTTTAATAAAGATTATTAACTACTTCGCCAATGTTTATTATGGTGATTACTTGCCTATTGTTAGCATTTCCCTTACCAGTGATTTATTGAAGAAAATAGATGCATTTATGCGGGAAAGGAGTTACTCTAGTCGATCAGAAGCAATTAGAGATGCTATTAGAGACCTGTTATCCGAGTTTGAACTGAGTCGATTTGAGACGGGAAAGGTAACTGCAACTATAACGGTCATATCAGGGCATGAGAGACATGATGTGGATGAACGGTTAATGCGACTTAGACACGAGCACGATGAGATAGTTTCCAGCAACATGCATATTCATTTAGGGAAAACGTATTGCTTAGAGGTGTTTATCACAGAGGGAGAAGCTGAAAAGGTACTAGGCTTCATAAGCAGAATACGGGCAATGAGGGGAATTCAACAGGTTAAGTACACAATAATACCTTTAGTTGCTGAAAAGTCATAG
- a CDS encoding molybdenum cofactor biosynthesis protein MoaE, with product MVKHAGIHNKGELSLFDVLESIKNKPDFPKAGAFGVFVGVVRGETTHGEAVKKMQLEAYKEKADKVLNDICEELRKRAGVVDVQIHHFVGEFNVSEELVYVVVAGAHRTDVFPVLREAVERYKKEAPIWKKEYLEGGKSNWVSEPH from the coding sequence ATGGTTAAACACGCGGGCATCCACAACAAAGGAGAGCTTTCTCTCTTTGACGTACTTGAATCCATCAAGAACAAACCAGACTTTCCTAAGGCTGGCGCCTTTGGAGTGTTCGTCGGTGTAGTCCGGGGTGAAACCACACACGGCGAGGCTGTAAAAAAAATGCAGCTAGAAGCGTACAAGGAAAAAGCCGACAAAGTTCTTAACGATATTTGTGAAGAACTTCGAAAGAGGGCTGGCGTAGTAGATGTGCAGATCCACCATTTCGTCGGGGAGTTTAACGTTTCTGAAGAGTTAGTTTATGTCGTCGTGGCCGGTGCTCATAGAACGGATGTGTTTCCAGTTCTGAGAGAGGCTGTGGAGCGTTACAAGAAGGAGGCTCCAATTTGGAAGAAGGAATATCTGGAAGGCGGAAAATCCAACTGGGTTTCAGAACCACACTAA